From the Gallaecimonas mangrovi genome, one window contains:
- a CDS encoding glutathione peroxidase produces MFKRLLPLLALLALPAFASDCPDTLKFIKRKLNSDQTVNLCQAYKGKTLLIVNTASYCGFTPQFKGLEALYSQYKDKGLVILGFPSDDFNQEADNEKTTADICFTKYKVKFPMFEKLHVKGADADPMYRILAKEANGGVPKWNFYKYLVGKDGKVIELFSSKTTPESDELQSAIEKAL; encoded by the coding sequence ATGTTCAAGCGTCTTTTACCCCTGTTGGCATTACTGGCCTTGCCAGCCTTTGCTAGCGACTGCCCAGACACCCTAAAGTTTATTAAGCGCAAACTAAACTCAGACCAGACAGTCAATCTTTGCCAAGCCTATAAAGGAAAAACCTTACTGATCGTCAACACCGCCAGTTATTGCGGTTTTACTCCACAGTTTAAGGGGCTTGAAGCTCTTTATAGCCAATATAAAGATAAAGGCCTCGTGATCCTGGGTTTTCCATCTGACGACTTTAACCAGGAAGCCGATAACGAAAAAACTACCGCTGATATCTGCTTTACCAAGTACAAAGTTAAATTCCCGATGTTTGAGAAGCTGCACGTCAAAGGGGCTGATGCCGACCCGATGTATCGCATCTTGGCCAAAGAAGCCAATGGTGGCGTACCAAAATGGAATTTTTATAAATACCTGGTCGGTAAAGACGGCAAGGTTATCGAACTCTTTTCTTCCAAAACCACACCAGAAAGTGACGAGCTACAGTCGGCCATCGAAAAAGCACTTTAA
- a CDS encoding FAD-binding domain-containing protein, with product MQGILLNGHLRLHRNPLFEGIEEAMLLWTWPKLLTPLKRSWLQTNLAKLQMALRARGADLFVIEPQHLGPFMDANHISRLRMAQPVDNEGDDLANHLDAEVISANRLFDRLPHHDTFSAFRQHIKAPNLTRSFAPAPISPVTAPTITMPPPMFRFDHGEDAAIERLFYFRERFLPNYHQSRQALLGNSFSSMLSVYLATGILAIDHVWQSIHSAPSGQGRDLLLNQLLWREFFQHWQDNQPKTLFESLPAPVDTRLSSWQQGKTGMPLVDAAMRELQETGYMSLKARQNCASFLVNDLQQDWRHGALWFEQHLLDGDIASNRGNWAQIAGYQQQSPLYFDVLEQSRHFDPDAAYIKYWLPELNQLNADEIFELPFAAEAQQDYPLAVGRDRWHQYRTQ from the coding sequence ATGCAGGGGATCTTACTTAACGGTCATTTGCGTCTTCACCGTAATCCGCTGTTTGAAGGCATAGAAGAAGCCATGCTGTTGTGGACATGGCCTAAATTACTCACCCCACTAAAAAGAAGTTGGCTGCAAACCAATCTGGCCAAACTGCAAATGGCACTGCGGGCAAGGGGGGCTGATCTATTCGTTATAGAGCCGCAGCATCTGGGTCCATTTATGGACGCTAACCATATCAGCCGTCTTCGCATGGCACAGCCGGTGGATAACGAAGGCGATGACCTCGCAAACCACCTTGATGCCGAAGTGATTAGTGCGAACAGGCTGTTTGACCGTTTGCCCCATCACGACACCTTTAGCGCCTTTCGCCAACATATTAAGGCGCCTAACTTAACCCGTAGCTTTGCACCGGCGCCGATAAGTCCCGTAACAGCGCCAACGATCACCATGCCGCCACCGATGTTTCGCTTCGACCATGGCGAAGATGCCGCCATTGAACGGCTTTTCTACTTTCGGGAGCGCTTCTTACCGAATTACCATCAAAGTCGGCAAGCGCTGCTTGGCAACAGTTTTTCAAGCATGCTGTCGGTGTACCTAGCCACCGGTATCTTGGCGATTGACCATGTCTGGCAATCTATCCACAGCGCGCCTAGCGGCCAAGGGCGCGACCTGCTTTTAAACCAATTATTGTGGCGAGAGTTCTTTCAGCACTGGCAAGACAACCAGCCAAAAACGCTTTTTGAAAGCCTGCCAGCGCCGGTTGATACTCGCCTTAGCTCCTGGCAGCAAGGTAAAACCGGTATGCCGTTGGTTGACGCCGCCATGCGCGAGCTGCAAGAAACCGGTTACATGAGCCTTAAAGCCCGCCAGAACTGTGCCAGCTTCTTGGTCAATGACTTACAACAAGACTGGCGCCACGGCGCTTTGTGGTTCGAGCAGCATTTGTTGGACGGGGATATTGCCAGCAACCGTGGCAATTGGGCGCAGATTGCCGGTTATCAGCAGCAAAGCCCCCTGTATTTTGATGTGCTAGAGCAAAGTCGACACTTTGACCCCGACGCCGCTTATATCAAGTATTGGCTGCCGGAATTAAACCAACTGAATGCCGACGAGATCTTCGAATTACCTTTCGCTGCCGAAGCCCAGCAAGATTACCCATTAGCGGTGGGCCGCGACCGCTGGCACCAATATCGTACCCAATAA
- a CDS encoding sigma-70 family RNA polymerase sigma factor gives MLGTSTGYSGYTDARPLSKVDTKVTPENLAQDLGKIANIRCKDAFRRVFAHFAPRLKAFGFKQFGNEQQAMELVQETLLTVWNKAHLYDQDKAAVSTWIYRVARNQSFDMMRRQAARPETLVADDLWPLTSQESDDTPLDMQLLGQQTLTCLAILPDAQRLVIEKIYVEDKTQQETADELGVPLGTVKSRVRLALERLKEHLHSED, from the coding sequence ATGTTAGGCACCTCAACGGGCTATTCAGGATATACTGATGCCAGACCCCTTTCGAAAGTGGACACAAAAGTGACACCGGAAAATCTGGCACAGGATCTTGGCAAAATTGCCAACATTCGTTGTAAAGATGCGTTCCGGCGTGTTTTTGCCCACTTCGCTCCCCGGCTTAAAGCTTTCGGGTTCAAGCAGTTTGGTAATGAACAGCAAGCGATGGAGCTGGTACAAGAGACCCTGCTGACCGTTTGGAATAAAGCGCATCTTTACGATCAAGACAAAGCCGCGGTAAGCACTTGGATTTATCGGGTCGCGCGCAATCAAAGTTTTGACATGATGCGCCGGCAAGCAGCCCGTCCTGAAACGCTGGTCGCTGACGACCTATGGCCACTCACCTCGCAAGAGTCTGACGATACGCCCCTTGATATGCAGTTACTTGGCCAGCAAACCCTGACGTGCCTCGCTATTTTGCCTGACGCTCAGCGTTTAGTTATCGAAAAGATTTATGTTGAAGACAAAACCCAACAAGAAACCGCCGATGAATTGGGCGTGCCACTGGGCACGGTTAAATCCCGCGTTCGTCTGGCGTTGGAACGTCTAAAGGAGCACCTGCACAGTGAAGATTAA
- a CDS encoding ChrR family anti-sigma-E factor yields the protein MKINHHPAKALLAAHVTGQLPTATSAALAVHIDNCPQCQRICQAVEAQASQAQFSDSMAVDEGLLDTLLAQLNDEVPPVAIREAAPITVSVNGDTFVLPKALAGLSGQIGNWRRLGSKVWTADVDLGEKDVKASFLYADKQTRIPRHTHGGEEITLVLAGKLNDERGQYGQGDFMLMTPDDEHQPFTQEQSCLCFTVLSAPLVLTGPLGRMANPLLRLFF from the coding sequence GTGAAGATTAATCATCACCCTGCAAAAGCGCTTCTGGCCGCACACGTTACCGGGCAACTTCCCACGGCGACCAGTGCCGCGCTAGCTGTACACATTGATAACTGTCCGCAGTGTCAGCGTATTTGCCAAGCCGTTGAAGCACAAGCCAGCCAAGCACAGTTCAGCGACAGCATGGCCGTGGATGAAGGCCTGCTGGATACTTTGCTGGCGCAGTTAAACGACGAAGTGCCACCGGTAGCAATACGCGAAGCCGCACCGATAACGGTGTCTGTGAACGGCGACACCTTTGTTTTGCCTAAAGCCTTAGCCGGGCTCAGTGGCCAAATTGGTAATTGGCGCCGGTTGGGGTCCAAGGTGTGGACAGCGGATGTTGATTTGGGCGAAAAGGACGTGAAAGCCAGCTTTCTTTATGCAGACAAGCAAACCCGGATACCGCGCCATACCCATGGTGGTGAAGAGATAACCCTGGTGTTAGCCGGTAAGCTTAACGACGAGCGTGGCCAGTATGGTCAGGGCGATTTTATGCTAATGACCCCGGATGACGAGCATCAGCCTTTTACCCAAGAGCAATCTTGCCTGTGCTTTACTGTGCTGAGCGCGCCTTTGGTATTAACTGGCCCTTTGGGGCGTATGGCCAACCCACTGCTTCGCCTCTTTTTCTAA
- a CDS encoding FMN-dependent NADH-azoreductase produces the protein MKKVLLLTSSIFGENGNSSQLAGYFKAATEGKVAITEKDLIALGLPHLESAEMMSWMTAPAERSAEQAELAAISDNLIEEIKASDIVVLAVPLYNLGIPSQVKAYFDRIARAGVTFKYTENGPVGLLEGKKLIVLAARGGVYAGTEYDSQTPHIKTLMGLIGITDQSFIYAEGLNMGEEPKAKALAAAKAQIEELAGAL, from the coding sequence ATGAAAAAAGTACTGCTGCTGACCAGCTCTATTTTTGGCGAAAACGGCAACTCTTCTCAACTGGCTGGCTATTTCAAAGCCGCTACCGAAGGCAAAGTGGCCATCACCGAAAAAGATTTGATTGCTCTTGGCTTGCCTCACCTTGAGTCTGCAGAAATGATGAGCTGGATGACAGCGCCTGCTGAGCGCAGTGCTGAACAAGCCGAGTTGGCAGCGATTTCTGATAACCTTATTGAAGAAATCAAAGCCAGCGACATCGTTGTGCTGGCGGTACCGCTTTATAACCTGGGCATTCCTAGCCAAGTCAAAGCCTATTTTGACCGCATTGCCCGTGCTGGTGTGACCTTCAAATACACCGAAAACGGCCCTGTAGGCCTGTTGGAAGGTAAAAAACTGATTGTGCTGGCTGCCCGTGGCGGTGTTTATGCCGGTACTGAATATGACTCTCAAACCCCGCATATCAAAACGCTGATGGGCTTGATTGGCATTACTGACCAAAGCTTTATTTATGCCGAAGGCCTGAACATGGGTGAAGAGCCAAAAGCCAAAGCCTTGGCGGCGGCTAAAGCCCAGATTGAAGAGCTGGCTGGCGCGCTGTAA
- a CDS encoding sodium-dependent transporter, whose translation MTTSSRGHFSSRLGFVLAAAGAAVGLGNIWGFPTQAAQHGGGAFLLVYLVLVFALAYPVLVAELLIGRHGQANSVRSLMAIGQPKLAVVTGLAGIFTVCLILSFYAIVAGWLLSYLLGAGFRLTGLMAAAQWSEQFGFTRNVLFMLIFMVMTVWVVSRGVSQGLENWSKRLMPMLFVLLIALIGFMLTQEGASQGLARYLTPDLTALDDPALLLSATGQAFFSLGLGVGAMAVYGSYLKGDANLPKLALSVTLVDTSVAFLAGLLILPALYTAQNMGLNIHGQDGSLVSSSTLVFKLLPALFSQLGALGPWVALAFFILMAIAAITSSINILELPVSFVAEETKLSRRQSAWLIGILVSLLAVLILWQFNLLFALVIKVSTQYLQPFVGLLLCIFTGWLWHRQRCLAALAEGSQSLANSKTLRFWQWYVKWVCPLLIIGLLVQSFR comes from the coding sequence ATGACAACAAGCTCCAGAGGACACTTTAGCTCGCGGTTAGGCTTCGTATTAGCTGCCGCCGGCGCCGCCGTCGGACTCGGCAATATATGGGGATTTCCTACCCAGGCCGCGCAGCATGGTGGCGGCGCTTTTTTATTGGTCTATCTGGTATTGGTGTTTGCCCTAGCCTACCCGGTGCTGGTTGCTGAATTACTTATTGGCCGCCATGGCCAAGCAAACTCGGTGCGCTCGCTAATGGCCATTGGCCAACCGAAACTCGCCGTTGTTACCGGCCTTGCGGGTATTTTCACGGTCTGCCTTATTTTAAGTTTTTACGCCATTGTGGCCGGTTGGCTGCTCAGTTACTTGCTGGGCGCCGGCTTTCGACTGACCGGCCTCATGGCTGCCGCCCAGTGGAGCGAGCAGTTCGGTTTTACTCGTAACGTATTATTTATGCTGATTTTTATGGTGATGACTGTTTGGGTTGTCAGCCGAGGCGTCAGCCAAGGCCTAGAAAATTGGTCAAAACGGCTGATGCCGATGCTGTTTGTTCTGCTCATTGCGCTGATTGGCTTTATGCTCACCCAAGAAGGCGCCAGCCAGGGCCTGGCCCGTTATTTAACGCCGGATTTAACTGCGCTCGACGATCCGGCCCTGTTATTGTCGGCAACAGGCCAAGCCTTTTTCTCGCTCGGTTTAGGGGTTGGTGCCATGGCGGTTTATGGCTCTTACCTTAAAGGCGATGCCAACTTACCCAAGTTGGCGCTGTCGGTAACCTTGGTTGACACCAGCGTTGCCTTTTTAGCGGGGCTACTGATCCTGCCCGCCCTGTATACCGCCCAGAATATGGGCCTCAATATTCATGGCCAAGATGGCAGCCTCGTCAGTTCATCGACACTGGTATTTAAGCTGTTACCAGCGCTATTTAGCCAATTAGGGGCACTGGGGCCTTGGGTGGCATTGGCGTTCTTTATTTTAATGGCCATCGCCGCCATTACCTCGTCCATTAATATTCTGGAACTGCCGGTAAGTTTTGTGGCGGAAGAAACCAAACTCAGCCGCCGGCAATCGGCTTGGCTTATTGGTATTTTGGTTAGCCTCTTGGCTGTGCTCATTCTTTGGCAATTTAACCTGCTGTTTGCCTTGGTGATCAAAGTATCTACCCAATACCTGCAGCCGTTTGTTGGCTTACTGCTGTGTATTTTCACCGGCTGGCTGTGGCACCGTCAGCGCTGTTTAGCGGCGCTTGCCGAGGGTAGCCAAAGTCTTGCCAACAGCAAGACGCTGCGCTTTTGGCAGTGGTACGTTAAATGGGTATGTCCACTGCTGATTATTGGACTTTTAGTACAAAGCTTTCGCTAG
- a CDS encoding ABC transporter permease, whose amino-acid sequence MWTLYQKELLELLRDKKTLFFAIAMPILIFPLLFGGMGYLTAHQFAKAQTAELKVALTRPLPMVADAIRNGSHLEWVQGVDLSNINAAIKSGKVDVVVAIPANFNGQSLAQSQWQVYFNDASAIKSVMTRINKALAPVQQRLKDQYAGQLGISEPQRQALAEPIALTKVSVADKRESMGERIGGFIPYLLFLTCLMGAMMPAIDLGAGEKERGTLETLLLSPVSRTQLVLGKFLVVFTTSVLAALLSVLSFSVWAVVVGQHFAVSAMVKAFATVGIMDMALVLLMLVPVAAIFASVMLSVSVYARSYKEAQNYMGMLNLVFIMPLVVAMLPGVTLNGHWALVPITNVALAIKDLLKGTLDTGLLGLVLLSTLVIAGLFISFCIYCFRQEKVLFR is encoded by the coding sequence ATGTGGACGCTTTATCAAAAGGAATTATTAGAGCTTTTACGCGATAAAAAGACGCTTTTTTTTGCGATTGCCATGCCGATTTTAATTTTTCCGTTACTGTTTGGCGGTATGGGGTATTTAACCGCCCATCAATTTGCAAAAGCGCAAACAGCTGAATTAAAAGTTGCCCTTACTCGGCCCCTGCCGATGGTGGCCGATGCGATCCGTAACGGCAGTCATTTAGAGTGGGTGCAGGGGGTTGATTTAAGCAACATCAACGCCGCCATTAAATCAGGCAAGGTGGATGTGGTGGTGGCTATTCCCGCCAATTTTAATGGTCAATCGTTAGCACAAAGCCAGTGGCAGGTGTATTTCAATGATGCATCTGCCATCAAATCGGTGATGACCCGTATCAACAAAGCCTTGGCACCCGTGCAGCAGCGCTTAAAAGACCAGTACGCTGGGCAACTGGGTATTAGCGAGCCGCAACGCCAAGCCCTGGCTGAGCCGATAGCCTTAACCAAGGTGTCGGTGGCTGATAAACGCGAATCCATGGGCGAGCGTATCGGCGGCTTTATTCCCTATTTGCTGTTTCTCACCTGTTTAATGGGCGCCATGATGCCGGCCATTGATTTAGGTGCTGGGGAAAAAGAAAGGGGCACGTTAGAAACGTTACTGCTGTCGCCGGTATCTCGCACTCAGCTTGTGTTGGGTAAGTTCTTGGTGGTGTTTACCACCTCGGTGTTGGCGGCGTTATTGTCGGTATTGAGCTTTAGTGTGTGGGCGGTCGTTGTTGGCCAGCATTTTGCGGTGAGTGCCATGGTTAAGGCTTTTGCCACGGTCGGTATTATGGATATGGCGCTGGTGCTGTTGATGCTGGTACCGGTGGCGGCCATTTTTGCCTCGGTCATGCTGTCGGTGTCGGTGTATGCCCGCAGCTATAAAGAAGCGCAAAATTATATGGGCATGCTCAACTTGGTCTTTATCATGCCGCTGGTGGTGGCGATGTTGCCTGGTGTTACCCTCAATGGGCATTGGGCGTTGGTACCCATCACCAATGTTGCGTTGGCCATAAAAGACCTTTTAAAAGGCACGCTGGACACGGGCTTATTGGGGTTGGTGCTGTTATCGACACTGGTGATTGCCGGACTTTTTATCAGCTTTTGTATTTACTGCTTTCGCCAGGAAAAAGTCTTGTTTCGATAG
- a CDS encoding ABC transporter ATP-binding protein, with the protein MIKVKGLAKRFVVSDPKKLSAEEKADPRLKGRFFHSVLSVDFECDKGQVLGLLGPNGAGKTTTLRMLSAALKPDSGSIDIGGVDVVKKPEQARKRIGFLSATTGLYGRLTAYENVAYFGRMHGLYPGELAQRMEMLFELLDMNSFVHRRADQMSSGMKQRTSIARALVHDPQVVILDEPTTGLDIMAADTVMSVVRHLKAQGVPVIFSTHHLDEVATLCDRVVVIDKGHCIFNDSLSAFSEINSDLRQALLTLLKKEPA; encoded by the coding sequence ATGATAAAGGTAAAAGGCTTGGCCAAGCGGTTTGTGGTAAGTGACCCCAAAAAGCTGTCAGCAGAAGAAAAGGCTGACCCCCGTTTAAAAGGGCGTTTTTTTCATTCGGTATTGTCGGTGGATTTTGAATGTGACAAGGGCCAGGTACTTGGCCTTTTGGGCCCTAATGGCGCCGGAAAAACCACCACGTTGCGTATGCTAAGTGCAGCTTTGAAGCCCGACAGTGGCAGCATTGATATTGGTGGCGTAGATGTGGTGAAAAAGCCCGAACAGGCCCGCAAACGCATTGGCTTTTTATCTGCCACCACAGGCCTTTATGGCCGACTCACCGCTTATGAAAATGTTGCCTATTTTGGTCGCATGCATGGCCTTTATCCTGGCGAATTGGCACAGCGCATGGAAATGCTGTTCGAGCTTTTAGACATGAACAGCTTTGTGCACCGCCGCGCCGACCAAATGTCTTCCGGTATGAAGCAACGTACCTCTATTGCCCGCGCTTTAGTGCATGACCCACAAGTGGTGATTTTGGACGAGCCCACCACCGGGCTCGACATTATGGCGGCCGATACCGTGATGTCTGTGGTGCGGCATTTAAAAGCGCAGGGCGTGCCGGTGATATTTTCAACCCACCATCTCGATGAAGTTGCCACCCTTTGTGACCGAGTCGTGGTCATTGATAAAGGCCACTGTATTTTTAATGACAGCCTTTCGGCTTTTAGTGAGATAAATTCCGATTTACGTCAGGCGCTGCTGACATTGCTTAAAAAGGAACCTGCCTGA
- a CDS encoding YIP1 family protein, with amino-acid sequence MQSTSAYSAALDIFVAPSRALNGVNNNKYWTFLPFILLLGLPVAFFAFYFLGHDFSIIKEQLIAAMGDKSPAEIKRASAFFTPHYLTLMMSLQIVIFYLVCFALHGLYLLLATKVDSENTHSYGDWFALAVWARLPELIGTVLSLLMVLFASALPSLNDLNMLSLAGLLSLTPSDKWYSFASFLTLFTFWAIFLSALGISLWTKIDKTRAWVIAALPYVVFYGVWAIIELIKG; translated from the coding sequence ATGCAAAGTACCTCGGCCTACAGTGCCGCGCTCGATATCTTTGTTGCCCCTAGTCGTGCCTTAAACGGTGTCAACAATAATAAGTACTGGACCTTCCTGCCTTTCATTCTGTTACTGGGTTTGCCGGTCGCCTTTTTTGCCTTTTATTTTCTCGGCCATGATTTCAGCATTATCAAGGAACAGTTAATCGCCGCCATGGGTGATAAAAGCCCGGCAGAAATAAAGCGTGCTTCGGCCTTTTTTACTCCCCATTACCTAACCTTGATGATGAGTCTGCAGATTGTCATCTTTTACTTGGTGTGTTTTGCCCTGCATGGGCTTTATTTGCTGTTAGCCACCAAGGTCGACAGCGAAAACACCCACAGCTACGGCGACTGGTTTGCACTGGCGGTTTGGGCGCGGTTACCTGAGCTTATTGGTACGGTGCTGTCGTTGCTGATGGTGCTCTTTGCCAGCGCCCTGCCCAGCCTTAATGATTTAAACATGCTGAGCCTTGCCGGGCTTTTAAGCCTCACGCCCAGCGATAAGTGGTATTCCTTTGCCAGCTTTTTAACCCTCTTTACCTTTTGGGCGATTTTTCTTTCGGCCTTGGGTATCTCGCTTTGGACCAAGATAGATAAAACCCGGGCCTGGGTCATTGCCGCCCTGCCCTATGTGGTTTTCTACGGCGTTTGGGCCATCATCGAACTCATTAAAGGCTAA
- a CDS encoding efflux RND transporter periplasmic adaptor subunit: MRRLLIGLAIIVLAGLLLWVKIGIGPSGVKVDTVDAKIGTLKRSVLASGKLAYKEQVQMRSEVSARVQKVDVEEGDKVKKGQLLIQLDPRTYQAQVDAQTAYVSQSRIAIERQKSYLQTLRTQVARKVALHKKGLLDTDSFDTAKSDLALAEIDLQTREQALKQAEADLASARETLAKTRFVAPMNGEVTAVDVKEGETVIPGTTNIVGSSLMTLADTSAILTEVEVDEADIAGIKLGEDADVYAVAFPNTPLTGKVQFIATTARQAPGRQGMSFKVKILLDDIKGKDIRPGMSCRAEIYTQTANNALLVPIEAVRYNSDDKPFVMTDDNGTAKKVFVEVGISDDTQQMITKGLQTGAKIIRGPARQLRSLKDGDKVIANG; encoded by the coding sequence ATGCGGCGACTGCTAATCGGCCTTGCCATTATTGTGCTGGCAGGGCTTTTGCTTTGGGTAAAAATTGGTATTGGGCCCTCTGGCGTCAAAGTCGACACCGTCGATGCCAAAATCGGTACCCTGAAACGTTCGGTGCTGGCATCGGGCAAACTCGCTTACAAAGAGCAGGTGCAGATGCGCTCTGAGGTTTCGGCCAGGGTGCAAAAGGTTGATGTAGAGGAAGGTGACAAGGTTAAAAAGGGCCAGTTACTTATTCAGCTCGACCCTCGCACCTACCAAGCACAAGTGGATGCACAAACCGCTTATGTTAGCCAAAGCCGCATTGCCATTGAGCGGCAAAAAAGCTACTTACAAACCCTTCGTACCCAGGTTGCCCGTAAAGTGGCGCTGCATAAAAAAGGCTTACTGGATACCGATTCATTCGACACCGCCAAATCTGACCTGGCGTTAGCTGAAATTGACCTGCAAACCCGTGAGCAAGCCTTAAAGCAGGCCGAAGCCGACCTTGCCAGCGCCCGCGAAACCCTGGCCAAAACCCGTTTTGTCGCGCCGATGAACGGCGAAGTGACGGCGGTGGATGTAAAGGAAGGGGAAACCGTTATCCCCGGTACCACCAATATCGTTGGCTCCAGCCTGATGACCCTGGCCGATACCTCGGCGATTTTAACCGAAGTGGAAGTCGACGAGGCCGACATTGCCGGCATCAAGCTTGGTGAAGACGCCGACGTTTACGCCGTGGCTTTTCCCAATACTCCCCTCACCGGCAAGGTACAGTTTATTGCTACCACCGCCCGCCAGGCACCGGGCCGCCAAGGCATGAGCTTTAAGGTAAAAATTCTCTTAGACGATATAAAGGGTAAAGACATTCGCCCCGGCATGAGCTGCCGCGCCGAGATATATACCCAAACTGCCAACAATGCCCTGCTGGTACCCATTGAAGCGGTGCGTTACAACAGCGACGACAAACCCTTTGTGATGACCGATGACAACGGCACCGCGAAAAAGGTATTCGTTGAAGTGGGTATTTCTGACGACACCCAGCAAATGATCACCAAAGGTTTGCAGACGGGAGCCAAAATCATTCGCGGCCCGGCGCGGCAGCTCAGAAGTTTAAAAGACGGTGATAAGGTCATAGCTAATGGCTGA
- a CDS encoding ABC transporter ATP-binding protein, producing the protein MADVIRLEGIKKAFTMAGEDFWALRGIDLAVRKNDYLAIIGPSGSGKSTLLNILGCLDIPTEGHYWLAGEDVASLQQSQLAEVRNKQIGFIFQSFNLLPRASALNNVAQPLVYRGVGLKERQQMALDALAKVGLAERAHHKPNQLSGGQRQRVAIARALVTRPSILLADEPTGNLDSQTTRDIMALFDELHSEGQTIVVVTHEQDIANHCQRVVRVMDGVITQDTLFDGEEGRLV; encoded by the coding sequence ATGGCTGATGTCATTCGCCTGGAGGGTATTAAAAAAGCCTTTACCATGGCCGGTGAAGACTTTTGGGCGCTACGCGGTATCGATTTAGCGGTGCGCAAAAATGATTACTTGGCGATCATCGGCCCGTCGGGTTCCGGTAAATCAACGCTGCTGAACATCCTCGGCTGTTTGGACATTCCAACTGAAGGCCACTACTGGCTAGCCGGGGAAGATGTGGCATCGCTTCAGCAAAGCCAGTTAGCAGAGGTTAGAAACAAACAAATTGGCTTTATCTTTCAAAGCTTTAATTTGTTACCCAGGGCCAGTGCCCTTAATAATGTTGCCCAGCCGCTGGTTTATCGCGGCGTCGGCCTGAAAGAGCGTCAGCAAATGGCGCTGGATGCCTTAGCAAAAGTGGGCTTGGCCGAACGGGCGCACCACAAGCCCAACCAGCTTTCTGGCGGCCAGCGCCAACGGGTTGCCATTGCCCGCGCCCTGGTGACCCGCCCTTCCATCCTGCTTGCCGATGAACCCACCGGCAACCTTGATTCGCAAACCACCCGCGACATCATGGCGCTGTTTGACGAGCTGCACAGCGAAGGCCAAACCATTGTGGTGGTCACCCACGAGCAAGACATTGCCAACCACTGCCAACGGGTGGTGCGGGTGATGGACGGCGTAATAACCCAAGATACGCTTTTTGACGGGGAGGAAGGTCGCCTTGTCTAG